Proteins encoded in a region of the Anas acuta chromosome 13, bAnaAcu1.1, whole genome shotgun sequence genome:
- the RPL36A gene encoding large ribosomal subunit protein eL42 → MAPPPSHLLPLPARSFSSGAAAKMVNVPKTRRTYCKKCGKHQPHKVTQYKKGKDSLYAQGKRRYDRKQSGYGGQTKPIFRKKAKTTKKIVLRLECVEPNCRSKRMLAIKRCKHFELGGDKKRKGQVIQF, encoded by the exons atggctccccccccctcccatctCCTTCCGCTTCCGGCCCGCTCCTTCTCCTCGGGTGCCGCCGCCAAGATG GTGAACGTGCCCAAGACCCGCCGGACCTACTGCAAGAAGTGCGGCAAGCACCAGCCGCACAAGGTCACGCAGTACAAGAAGGGCAAGGACTCGCTGTACGCCCAGG GCAAGAGGCGCTACGATAGGAAGCAGAGCGGCTATGGCGGTCAGACGAAGCCCATCTTCCGCAAGAAG GCCAAGACCACGAAGAAAATCGTGCTGAGGCTGGAGTGCGTGGAGCCCAACTGCAGGTCCAAGCGGATGCTGGCGATTAAGAGGTGCAAGCACTttgagctgggaggagacaaGAAGAGAAAG GGCCAGGTGATCCAGTTCTAA